From one Mycolicibacterium sp. HK-90 genomic stretch:
- a CDS encoding cytochrome P450 has translation MTDSGTTDYDTVDYFTDQSLVPDPHPYFDHLRSKCPVVTEPNYGVMAITGFEEATTVLKDTDTFSSCIAVAGPFPPLPFTPEGDDITEQIAAHRAQMPMFEHMVTMDPPDHTNARSLLNRLLTPRRLKENEDFMWRLADQCLDDFIADGKCEFLSAYAKPFSLLVIADMLGVPEEDHEEFRTVLGAPRPGAQVGSLDGDLVASNPLEWLDEKFSGYLEDRRSEPRDDVLTALATANYPDGSVPPIIEVVRSATFLFAAGQETTTKLLSASLRVLGDRPDIQQALRDDRSRIPTFVEEALRMDAPVKSQFRLAKKNTRLGDIEVPAGTTMMVCPGAVNRDPVRFEDPHTFSLDRKNVREHIAFGRGVHSCPGGPLARVEGRVSLERILDRMADIDIDEEFHGPADDRRYTYEPTFILRGLTELNITFKPVR, from the coding sequence ATGACCGATTCCGGCACGACTGATTACGACACCGTCGACTACTTCACCGACCAGTCGCTGGTGCCCGACCCGCACCCGTACTTCGACCACCTGCGCAGCAAGTGTCCGGTGGTGACGGAGCCGAACTACGGCGTCATGGCCATCACGGGGTTCGAGGAGGCCACCACGGTCCTGAAGGACACCGACACGTTCTCCTCGTGCATCGCGGTGGCCGGGCCGTTCCCGCCCCTGCCGTTCACGCCCGAGGGCGACGACATCACCGAGCAGATTGCCGCGCACCGCGCGCAGATGCCGATGTTCGAGCACATGGTCACGATGGATCCGCCCGACCACACCAACGCCCGTTCCCTGCTCAATCGGCTGCTCACACCGCGGCGACTGAAGGAGAACGAGGACTTCATGTGGCGGCTGGCCGACCAGTGCCTCGACGACTTCATCGCCGACGGCAAGTGCGAGTTCCTCAGCGCGTACGCCAAGCCCTTCTCCCTGCTGGTCATCGCCGACATGCTCGGTGTGCCCGAAGAAGATCACGAGGAGTTCCGCACGGTGCTGGGTGCCCCCCGCCCCGGGGCTCAGGTCGGCTCCCTCGACGGCGACCTGGTTGCCAGCAATCCATTGGAATGGCTCGACGAGAAGTTCAGCGGCTACCTCGAAGACCGGCGGTCAGAACCCCGCGACGACGTGCTCACGGCACTCGCCACGGCGAACTACCCGGACGGTTCCGTACCACCCATCATCGAGGTCGTTCGGTCCGCAACCTTCCTGTTCGCGGCCGGACAGGAGACCACCACCAAGCTGCTCTCGGCGTCGCTTCGGGTGCTCGGCGACCGTCCGGACATCCAGCAGGCCCTGCGCGACGACCGGAGCCGCATCCCGACCTTCGTCGAGGAAGCCCTGCGGATGGACGCCCCAGTCAAGAGCCAGTTCCGGCTGGCCAAGAAGAACACCAGGCTCGGCGACATCGAGGTGCCGGCCGGCACCACCATGATGGTGTGCCCGGGTGCGGTGAACCGCGATCCGGTCCGGTTCGAGGACCCGCACACGTTCAGCCTGGATCGCAAGAACGTGCGTGAGCACATCGCATTCGGCCGCGGCGTGCACAGCTGCCCAGGCGGCCCCCTGGCCCGCGTCGAGGGCCGCGTATCGCTGGAGCGGATCCTGGACCGGATGGCCGACATCGACATCGACGAGGAGTTCCACGGCCCCGCCGACGATCGTCGCTACACCTACGAGCCGACCTTCATCCTGCGCGGGTTGACCGAGCTGAACATCACGTTCAAGCCCGTGCGCTGA
- a CDS encoding MCE family protein, protein MLTRFIRTQLILFTVASVVGVAVMLFAYMQVPTLLGIGRITVKLELPATGGLYQFSNVTYRGSQIGKVTSVELTDQGAEATLSLDRSPQVPADLAAEVRSMSAVGEQYVELLPHTNSGPYLTDGSVISVSDTTIPQQVGPMLDQLSALVDTIPKDKLSQLLDESYNAFNGTGYDFGSMLDSASTITRDANAVSDQTRALIDDSKPFLDAQAQTTDSIRTWAASLAGITGQVAENDPEIRSLLRNGPGFAQETTKLLQQIKPTLPVLLANLTTFGQIAVTYNPSIEQLLVLLPPYVAQLQTYAPTNNTSGLPMADFSLGLGDPPTCTVGFLPPSAWRSPADTTVIDTPDDIYCKLPQDSPIGVRGARNYPCMAHPGKRAPTVQLCNDPKGFQPIAQRQHALGPYPLDPSLIAQGVPPDNRVLPDEKIFGPLGGTPLPAGVAAPPPGAAPEPQPAPNFAGTGPGPLLPGQPMYLEPPVPGVPPPPPGDPAAVPVPAADQPQATELPPVPHGQGVFPDAPELPMPADPGVAPSAFNGGEGQGPSVAIAKYNPRTGEYMGPDGNLYRQADLVSTPKSWQDLMPT, encoded by the coding sequence ATGCTCACCCGCTTCATCCGGACACAGCTGATCCTGTTCACCGTCGCCTCGGTCGTCGGTGTTGCCGTCATGCTGTTCGCCTACATGCAGGTACCGACACTGCTCGGGATCGGCCGCATCACAGTGAAGCTGGAACTGCCGGCCACCGGAGGCCTGTACCAGTTCAGCAACGTCACCTATCGCGGGTCCCAGATCGGCAAGGTCACCTCGGTGGAACTGACCGATCAGGGCGCCGAGGCGACCCTGTCGCTGGACCGCTCTCCGCAGGTGCCTGCCGATCTGGCAGCCGAGGTCCGGAGTATGTCGGCCGTCGGTGAGCAGTACGTCGAGCTGTTGCCGCACACCAACTCCGGGCCGTACCTGACCGACGGTTCGGTGATCTCGGTGTCCGACACGACGATTCCGCAGCAGGTCGGTCCGATGCTCGACCAGCTCAGCGCGCTGGTGGATACGATCCCGAAGGACAAACTGAGCCAACTGTTGGACGAGTCGTACAACGCCTTCAACGGCACCGGCTACGACTTCGGTTCAATGCTGGACTCGGCATCGACGATCACGAGGGATGCCAACGCGGTGTCCGATCAGACGCGGGCGTTGATCGACGACTCCAAGCCGTTCCTCGATGCCCAGGCCCAGACCACCGACTCGATCCGGACCTGGGCGGCCAGCCTGGCCGGGATCACCGGTCAGGTGGCCGAGAACGATCCGGAGATCCGGTCGCTACTGCGCAACGGTCCGGGGTTCGCCCAGGAGACAACCAAACTGCTCCAGCAGATCAAGCCGACGCTGCCGGTGTTGCTTGCGAATCTGACGACGTTCGGCCAGATTGCGGTGACCTACAATCCGTCGATCGAGCAGTTGCTGGTGTTGTTGCCACCGTATGTCGCTCAGCTGCAGACCTATGCGCCGACCAACAATACGAGCGGTCTGCCGATGGCCGACTTCTCGTTGGGCCTCGGCGATCCGCCGACGTGCACCGTCGGATTCCTGCCGCCGTCGGCTTGGCGCTCCCCGGCCGACACCACGGTGATCGACACCCCGGACGACATCTATTGCAAGTTGCCGCAGGATTCCCCGATCGGAGTCCGCGGCGCGCGCAACTACCCATGCATGGCACACCCGGGTAAGCGCGCTCCCACCGTCCAATTATGCAACGATCCCAAGGGATTCCAGCCGATCGCACAGCGCCAGCATGCACTTGGCCCGTACCCGCTCGACCCCAGTCTGATCGCGCAGGGTGTGCCTCCGGACAACCGGGTTCTGCCGGACGAGAAGATCTTCGGGCCGCTCGGAGGCACCCCGCTCCCGGCGGGCGTGGCCGCTCCACCACCGGGGGCAGCGCCCGAACCACAGCCGGCGCCGAATTTCGCCGGCACGGGTCCCGGCCCGTTGCTGCCGGGCCAGCCGATGTACCTGGAACCCCCGGTGCCCGGTGTGCCGCCGCCCCCGCCGGGCGATCCCGCCGCGGTTCCGGTGCCGGCGGCGGACCAGCCGCAGGCGACCGAGCTGCCGCCGGTCCCGCACGGACAAGGGGTGTTTCCGGATGCTCCGGAACTTCCCATGCCCGCGGACCCCGGCGTGGCGCCGAGCGCGTTCAACGGCGGCGAGGGCCAGGGTCCGTCGGTGGCGATCGCCAAATACAACCCGCGGACCGGGGAGTACATGGGTCCCGACGGGAACCTGTACCGGCAGGCCGACCTGGTGTCCACGCCGAAGTCGTGGCAGGACCTGATGCCGACCTAG
- a CDS encoding MCE family protein, whose product MIRGKPLRLAIATGSCIALTTSGCAFQGVNSLPLPGAVGRGADSSVYHVEIANVATLEPNSPVMMNDVVVGSVRSLSVRDWHADVEFSVKPGVVVPANVVATIGQTSLLGSMHLAINPPTGQAPAGKLQPGATIQLNDSSTYPTTEQTLSSLAAVVNGGGLGQMGDVIHNFSAALNGREADFRDLLTRLDTFVGALDAQRDNIVASIQGLNRLASTFGSQREVITRALEKIPPALDVLIKERPRFTTALQKLGTFSNTAHQLVNDSQADLVRNLKNLEPAIKALASLGPDLTSVLEYAPHFPFTQSFMDRVIRGDYYNLFAYFDMTIPHLKRSLMLGTRWEQGDAQNAPVPGDPGYLNYTYDPLKTGVNPPPPDAFPPAPEAPPAPDLPAPTYSGPVLPVVPPAPMTMPGGMPQPAAPPVGSTSVFAGPYAPQGGSADQPPAPTAPTPPTGGGG is encoded by the coding sequence ATGATCAGGGGAAAGCCGCTGCGGCTGGCGATCGCCACCGGATCCTGCATCGCGTTGACCACCAGTGGTTGCGCCTTCCAGGGCGTCAACTCGCTGCCCCTGCCCGGGGCGGTGGGCCGGGGCGCGGATTCGAGTGTGTACCACGTGGAGATCGCGAATGTCGCCACGCTGGAACCAAATTCGCCGGTGATGATGAACGATGTCGTCGTTGGCAGCGTGCGCAGTCTGTCGGTGCGGGACTGGCACGCCGACGTCGAGTTCTCGGTCAAACCCGGCGTCGTGGTGCCGGCCAACGTGGTGGCCACCATCGGGCAGACCAGCCTTCTCGGTTCGATGCACCTGGCGATCAACCCGCCCACCGGGCAGGCTCCCGCCGGAAAGCTCCAGCCGGGCGCCACGATTCAGCTCAACGACTCGTCGACGTATCCGACGACCGAGCAGACCCTGTCCTCGCTGGCCGCCGTCGTGAACGGTGGTGGCCTCGGACAGATGGGCGACGTCATCCACAACTTCAGTGCGGCGCTCAACGGTCGTGAGGCGGACTTCCGGGACCTACTCACCCGGCTGGACACCTTCGTCGGAGCCCTCGACGCGCAGCGTGACAACATCGTGGCCTCCATCCAGGGGTTGAACCGGCTGGCCTCGACCTTCGGCTCGCAACGAGAGGTCATCACGCGCGCGCTGGAGAAGATTCCGCCCGCACTCGATGTATTGATCAAGGAGCGGCCGAGATTCACCACCGCGCTGCAGAAGCTCGGGACGTTCAGCAACACCGCCCATCAACTCGTCAATGACTCGCAGGCGGATCTGGTCCGGAACCTCAAGAATCTGGAACCCGCGATCAAGGCGCTGGCCAGCCTGGGTCCGGATCTGACGTCGGTGCTCGAATACGCCCCGCACTTCCCGTTCACCCAGAGCTTCATGGACCGCGTGATCAGGGGTGACTACTACAACCTGTTCGCGTATTTCGACATGACGATTCCGCATCTGAAGCGCAGCCTGATGCTCGGGACCCGTTGGGAGCAGGGCGATGCGCAGAACGCTCCGGTTCCTGGGGATCCGGGATATCTGAACTACACGTATGACCCGCTCAAGACCGGGGTCAACCCGCCGCCGCCGGATGCGTTCCCGCCGGCGCCCGAAGCGCCGCCCGCACCGGACCTGCCGGCTCCCACCTACTCAGGGCCGGTACTGCCGGTGGTGCCACCGGCCCCGATGACCATGCCGGGCGGCATGCCCCAGCCTGCGGCCCCACCCGTTGGGTCGACCTCGGTGTTCGCCGGACCCTATGCCCCACAAGGCGGTTCAGCGGATCAACCGCCGGCACCCACTGCACCTACTCCACCGACAGGGGGTGGCGGGTAA
- a CDS encoding MCE family protein gives MNRSRLGKWLAVALVALLVVGAAVLLRQMYFGQKTISALFTSATGVYPGDDVRVSGVKVGTIESIHPEGTQTRVTLKVDHDVPIPADAKAVIVAQNLVAARYVQLAPAYRSSGPTLPDDAVIGLDHTAVPVEWDQVKEQLMRLSTDLGPQSGVDGTAVSRFINSTADAMAGNGDKLRQTISQLSGVARVLAEGSGNIVDIIKNLQTFVTALRDSNEQVVSFQNRLATLTSVIDGSRSDLDAALTNLSVAVVEVQRFVAGSRDQTAEQVQRLANVTQNLVDNKLHIENLLHVAPNAFMNGYNIYNPDTGSAVGQFVMNNFSSPVEFICGAIGAVENTTAPETAKLCSQYLGPALRLLNFNYLPFPISPYLMPSANPENIVYSEPGLAPGGGGGSPTPPEIPPTISAYNPGPTPPPPFTGREPGVPPPGAQQLLPGGEYYPPNMPNTVSDMLNPAGGEPGPPPGPAPGPLPAEAPVPAEPLPAEGTPPA, from the coding sequence ATGAACCGCAGTCGTCTCGGAAAATGGCTGGCGGTGGCGCTGGTGGCGCTGCTGGTCGTCGGCGCGGCAGTGCTGTTGCGCCAGATGTACTTCGGGCAGAAGACCATCTCCGCGTTGTTCACCTCGGCCACCGGTGTGTACCCGGGCGATGACGTACGGGTCTCCGGGGTGAAGGTCGGCACCATCGAGTCCATCCACCCGGAGGGCACCCAGACCCGAGTGACCCTCAAGGTCGACCACGACGTGCCGATCCCCGCCGACGCCAAGGCCGTGATCGTGGCCCAGAACCTGGTGGCCGCTCGCTATGTGCAGCTGGCGCCCGCCTACCGGTCCAGTGGGCCGACGCTGCCCGACGATGCGGTGATCGGCTTGGACCACACCGCCGTTCCGGTGGAGTGGGACCAGGTCAAGGAACAACTGATGCGGCTTTCCACCGACCTCGGGCCACAGAGTGGGGTCGACGGGACGGCGGTGTCGAGGTTCATCAACAGCACCGCCGATGCGATGGCCGGCAACGGTGACAAACTGCGCCAGACGATTTCGCAGTTGTCCGGCGTCGCCCGAGTCCTCGCCGAGGGCAGCGGCAACATCGTCGACATCATCAAGAACCTGCAGACATTCGTCACCGCATTGCGTGACAGCAACGAGCAGGTGGTGTCGTTCCAGAACCGGCTGGCGACCCTGACGAGTGTGATCGACGGCAGCCGCTCAGATCTCGACGCGGCGCTGACGAACCTGTCGGTGGCGGTTGTCGAGGTTCAGCGGTTTGTGGCGGGAAGTCGTGACCAGACCGCCGAACAGGTTCAGCGGCTGGCCAATGTCACCCAGAACCTGGTCGACAACAAGCTGCACATCGAGAATCTGCTTCACGTCGCGCCCAACGCGTTCATGAACGGCTACAACATCTACAACCCGGACACGGGTAGCGCCGTCGGCCAGTTCGTGATGAACAACTTCTCCAGCCCGGTCGAGTTCATCTGCGGCGCCATCGGTGCAGTCGAGAACACGACAGCCCCGGAGACCGCGAAACTGTGCTCGCAGTACCTCGGACCCGCGCTCCGGTTGCTCAACTTCAACTACCTGCCGTTCCCGATTTCGCCGTACCTGATGCCGTCTGCCAATCCCGAGAACATCGTGTACTCAGAGCCGGGTCTGGCGCCCGGCGGCGGGGGTGGGTCGCCCACTCCGCCCGAGATCCCGCCGACGATCTCGGCATACAACCCTGGTCCGACTCCGCCTCCGCCGTTCACGGGTAGAGAGCCCGGGGTGCCGCCGCCAGGGGCCCAGCAGCTGCTGCCGGGTGGCGAGTACTACCCGCCCAACATGCCGAACACGGTGTCGGACATGCTCAATCCGGCGGGCGGGGAACCGGGGCCGCCGCCGGGGCCCGCGCCGGGCCCGTTGCCCGCCGAAGCGCCGGTGCCTGCGGAACCGCTACCAGCAGAAGGGACGCCACCAGCATGA
- a CDS encoding MCE family protein, whose amino-acid sequence MLKYRESNLFKAGFIGVVLMTLIIAVGLQPERLVQWASSVRHQALFTEAGGIAIGNDVTLSGIKIGSVTDISLENGDALITFTTEGKYSLGSLTTAHIRTGSLLGERVLTLESDGGGTLRTTDVIPTSRTSSPYSLTDAVSDLTTNSAGTDTASLNQSLDTLSATIDQVAPKLGPTFDGLSRLSKSINGRNESLASLLKSASDVTVVLSQRSNQLNTLILNANDLIGVLNDRRQAIVDLLANTAAVAEQLKGLVADNEAQLAPTLKRLNSVTAMLERNRDNISKALPNMNKFQLSQAETLANGAYYNAYVPNLQPAQLLQPFFDYAFGFRRGTNAGQPPDNAGPRAELPLPYNGIPGGSR is encoded by the coding sequence ATGCTCAAGTACCGCGAATCAAACCTGTTCAAAGCGGGATTCATCGGCGTCGTGCTGATGACGCTCATCATCGCCGTCGGCCTCCAGCCCGAGCGATTGGTGCAGTGGGCCTCCTCTGTGCGTCACCAGGCACTGTTCACCGAGGCCGGCGGGATCGCCATCGGCAACGACGTGACACTGTCGGGAATCAAGATCGGGTCGGTAACCGACATCTCGCTGGAGAACGGCGACGCGTTGATCACGTTCACCACCGAGGGCAAGTACTCGTTGGGTTCGCTGACCACTGCGCACATCCGCACCGGCTCGCTGCTGGGTGAGCGGGTGTTGACGTTGGAGTCCGACGGCGGCGGGACGCTGCGTACCACCGACGTGATCCCGACCTCCCGGACCTCGTCGCCGTACTCGCTGACCGACGCGGTGAGTGACCTGACGACCAACTCGGCGGGCACCGACACCGCGTCGCTGAACCAGTCCCTGGACACGTTGTCGGCGACCATCGACCAGGTCGCACCCAAGCTGGGGCCGACCTTCGACGGGCTCAGCCGGCTGTCGAAATCGATCAACGGTCGCAACGAGAGCCTGGCGAGCCTGCTCAAGAGCGCCAGTGATGTGACCGTCGTGCTGTCACAGCGCAGCAATCAGCTGAACACGTTGATTCTCAACGCCAATGATCTGATCGGGGTGCTCAACGACCGTCGTCAGGCGATCGTCGATCTGCTGGCCAACACCGCGGCGGTCGCCGAGCAGCTCAAGGGGCTGGTTGCCGACAACGAGGCACAGCTGGCGCCGACGCTGAAGCGGCTCAACTCGGTGACCGCGATGCTGGAACGTAACCGCGACAACATCAGCAAGGCCCTGCCGAACATGAACAAGTTCCAGTTGTCGCAGGCCGAGACCCTGGCGAACGGGGCTTACTACAACGCCTACGTTCCCAACCTGCAGCCCGCGCAGTTGCTCCAGCCGTTCTTCGACTACGCGTTCGGATTCCGGCGCGGGACGAACGCCGGTCAGCCGCCGGACAATGCCGGCCCACGGGCCGAATTGCCGCTGCCCTACAACGGAATTCCCGGAGGTTCACGCTGA
- a CDS encoding MCE family protein codes for MTRGRSTFLKFSAFAVVMAVLTAFLFMTFSEYRGGSYSGYSAVFGDASRLEAGDSVRVAGVRVGTVKSVSLQPDKSVLVEFDTDRGVALTTSTKVAVRYLNLVGDRYLELIDSPGSTKLLPSGSQIPKDRTASALDLDLLLGGLRPVIQGLNPQDVNALTSSLIQIFQGQGGTLDSLLSKTSSFSNTLANNDQVIQQLIDNLNSVVGTLAKDGDKFDGTVDRLEQLISGLSQDRDPLGTAVTELDNGTASIASLLTEARPPLKGTVDQLNQLAPLLDDHQIVLDRGLQKAPDNFRKLARLGSYGSWIMYYICGLSIRVTDLQGRTAHFPMIKQEGGRCAEP; via the coding sequence ATGACGCGCGGGAGAAGCACATTCCTCAAGTTCTCGGCGTTCGCCGTCGTGATGGCCGTTCTCACGGCTTTCCTGTTCATGACTTTCTCGGAGTACCGAGGTGGTTCCTATTCGGGCTACTCGGCGGTGTTCGGCGACGCGTCGCGACTGGAGGCCGGAGACTCGGTGCGGGTAGCCGGCGTACGCGTTGGCACCGTGAAAAGTGTTTCGCTGCAACCGGACAAGTCGGTCCTGGTCGAGTTCGACACCGACCGCGGCGTTGCCCTCACCACCAGCACCAAGGTCGCGGTCCGCTACCTCAATCTGGTGGGGGACCGCTACCTCGAACTGATCGACAGCCCCGGTTCGACCAAACTGCTTCCCTCGGGATCGCAGATCCCCAAGGACCGCACCGCAAGTGCATTGGATCTCGATCTGCTGCTCGGCGGTCTGCGCCCGGTGATCCAGGGGCTGAACCCTCAGGACGTCAACGCGCTGACCTCCTCGCTGATCCAGATATTCCAGGGACAGGGCGGCACGCTCGACTCGTTGCTGAGCAAGACCTCGTCGTTCTCGAATACGTTGGCCAACAACGATCAGGTGATCCAGCAGCTGATCGACAACCTGAATTCGGTTGTCGGAACCCTGGCCAAAGATGGAGACAAGTTCGACGGCACCGTTGATCGTCTCGAACAGTTGATCAGCGGGTTGTCGCAGGATCGTGACCCGCTCGGCACCGCGGTGACGGAGCTCGACAACGGGACGGCCTCGATCGCCAGCCTGCTCACCGAGGCGCGTCCGCCACTTAAGGGGACAGTCGATCAGCTCAACCAGCTGGCGCCGTTGCTCGACGATCACCAGATCGTCCTCGACCGGGGCTTGCAGAAGGCCCCCGACAACTTCCGCAAGCTGGCTCGACTGGGTTCCTACGGCAGCTGGATCATGTACTACATCTGCGGTCTTTCCATCCGTGTCACCGATCTGCAGGGGCGCACTGCGCACTTCCCGATGATCAAACAAGAAGGCGGGAGGTGCGCGGAGCCCTGA
- a CDS encoding MCE family protein has product MAARPGRSFGAGGSARPLAGLATVLAVGLVIGLAIALFRGSFIKTEPVTLVSDRAGLVMNPDAKVKMRGVQVGTVSSIEQRPDGKAVLHLAMNPSQLRLIPGNVRADIASTTVFGAKYVQLIPPDEPSAEKLRPGQTLQGEHVTVEMNTVFQQLTNVLNKIDPAKLNETLGALSSAFSGRGEAMGQTVTDFEALLEKLEPSLPTLTGDIESMAAVSNAYGDAAPDLLKTIDNTNRLSDSIVAEQQNLDTFLVSSIGLADAGNDVIGGNREALSTTLKLLAPTTDLLNEYAPGIECGLKGMLYMLRQPPQMEPGVVVNVAFTLGIERYRYPQNLPKVAAKGGPHCMGLPYIGFGNKAKYLVTDTNANPWQYGNQGILLNSDGLKQILFGPLDGPPRNTAQIGQPG; this is encoded by the coding sequence GTGGCCGCCCGCCCCGGGCGCAGCTTCGGTGCGGGAGGCTCCGCACGCCCACTGGCCGGTCTGGCGACCGTGCTGGCGGTGGGCCTGGTGATCGGCCTGGCGATCGCCCTGTTCCGCGGCAGCTTCATCAAGACCGAGCCGGTCACGCTGGTCTCGGACCGGGCCGGCCTGGTGATGAATCCCGATGCCAAGGTCAAGATGCGCGGCGTGCAGGTCGGCACGGTCAGCTCGATCGAACAGCGACCCGACGGCAAGGCCGTCCTGCACCTGGCGATGAACCCGTCGCAGCTGCGCCTGATCCCCGGCAACGTGCGGGCCGACATCGCCTCGACGACCGTGTTCGGCGCCAAGTACGTCCAGCTCATCCCCCCGGACGAGCCGTCGGCGGAGAAGCTACGGCCGGGCCAGACCCTGCAGGGTGAGCACGTCACCGTCGAGATGAACACGGTCTTCCAGCAACTCACCAACGTGTTGAACAAGATCGACCCGGCGAAGCTGAACGAAACTCTCGGCGCGCTGTCCTCGGCCTTCTCCGGCCGCGGTGAGGCGATGGGGCAGACCGTGACCGATTTCGAGGCACTGCTGGAGAAGCTCGAGCCCAGCCTGCCCACTCTGACCGGCGACATCGAAAGCATGGCGGCCGTGTCCAACGCCTACGGGGACGCGGCACCGGACCTACTCAAGACGATCGACAACACCAACCGGCTGAGCGACAGCATCGTGGCCGAGCAGCAGAACCTGGATACGTTCCTGGTCAGCTCGATCGGTCTGGCCGACGCAGGCAACGACGTCATCGGCGGCAACCGCGAGGCGCTGAGCACCACGCTGAAACTTCTGGCGCCCACCACCGATCTGCTCAACGAGTACGCGCCCGGCATCGAGTGCGGGCTCAAGGGCATGCTGTACATGCTCAGGCAGCCGCCGCAGATGGAACCCGGTGTCGTGGTGAACGTGGCGTTCACGCTGGGCATCGAGCGGTACCGCTACCCACAGAACCTGCCGAAGGTGGCGGCCAAGGGTGGCCCGCACTGCATGGGCTTGCCGTACATCGGCTTCGGTAACAAGGCCAAGTACCTCGTCACCGACACCAACGCCAACCCGTGGCAGTACGGCAACCAGGGCATCCTGCTGAACTCCGACGGCCTGAAGCAGATCCTGTTCGGCCCGCTGGACGGCCCGCCACGCAACACCGCACAGATCGGACAACCGGGATGA
- a CDS encoding ABC transporter permease: MGTMTILRSTYPRLTQQFNKPVSTLSRIGDHTLFYLKALAGTPHAAMHYRKELVRLIAEISMGAGTLAMIGGTVVIVGFLTLATGGVLAIQGYSSLGNIGIEALTGFLSAFINVRIAAPVVAGIGLAATFGAGVTAQLGAMRINEEIDALESMAIRPVEYLVSTRIVAGMIAITPLYAIAVILSFLASQFTTVVLLGQSGGLYDHYFNTFLNPIDLLWSFLQAILMAITILLIHTYFGYFASGGPSGVGVAVGNAVRTSLIVVVSVTLLVSLSVYGSNGNFNLSG, encoded by the coding sequence ATGGGAACCATGACAATCTTGCGGTCGACCTATCCACGGTTGACCCAGCAGTTCAACAAACCGGTTTCGACCCTGAGCCGGATCGGCGATCACACGCTGTTCTACCTCAAGGCGCTGGCCGGTACGCCGCACGCGGCGATGCACTATCGCAAGGAATTGGTCCGGCTGATTGCCGAGATCTCAATGGGCGCAGGCACATTGGCGATGATCGGCGGCACCGTGGTGATCGTGGGTTTCTTGACCTTGGCCACCGGCGGTGTGCTGGCGATCCAGGGCTACTCCTCGCTGGGGAACATCGGAATCGAAGCGTTGACCGGATTCCTTTCGGCCTTCATCAACGTGCGCATCGCCGCGCCGGTGGTGGCCGGTATCGGCCTGGCTGCCACGTTCGGCGCCGGCGTGACCGCCCAGCTGGGCGCCATGCGGATCAACGAGGAGATCGACGCACTGGAATCCATGGCGATCCGGCCGGTCGAATATCTGGTGTCCACTCGCATCGTGGCCGGGATGATCGCCATCACCCCGCTGTATGCGATCGCGGTGATCCTGTCCTTCCTGGCCAGCCAGTTCACCACCGTGGTGCTGCTCGGACAGTCCGGCGGGCTCTACGACCACTACTTCAACACCTTCCTCAATCCGATCGACCTGCTGTGGTCGTTCCTGCAAGCCATCCTGATGGCGATCACCATCCTGCTGATCCACACCTACTTCGGCTATTTCGCCTCCGGCGGACCGTCCGGCGTGGGCGTGGCAGTCGGCAACGCCGTTCGCACCTCGCTGATCGTCGTGGTCTCGGTGACCCTGCTGGTGTCACTGTCGGTCTACGGCTCCAACGGAAACTTCAACCTGTCGGGTTAG
- a CDS encoding ABC transporter permease, with the protein MADKWSTGVSLARNLSGPMQAVGALFAMSLDAIRFIFKRPFQGREFLEQCWFVARVSMAPTLLVAIPFTVLVSFTLNILLRELGAADLSGAGAAFGAVTQLGPMVTVLIVAGAGATAMCADLGSRTIREEIDAMEVLGINPVQRLVTPRILASGLVALLLNSLVVIIGILGGYVFSVFIQDVNPGAFAAGITLLTGVPEVIISCIKAALFGLIAGMVACYRGLTIVGGGAKAVGNAVNETVVYAFMALFVINVVVTAIGIRMTSG; encoded by the coding sequence ATGGCAGATAAATGGTCAACCGGAGTCTCGCTGGCACGTAATCTGTCGGGCCCCATGCAGGCCGTCGGGGCATTGTTCGCGATGTCCCTGGACGCCATCCGGTTCATCTTCAAGCGACCGTTTCAGGGACGGGAGTTCCTGGAACAGTGCTGGTTCGTGGCGCGGGTGTCGATGGCGCCGACGCTGTTGGTGGCAATCCCGTTCACCGTGCTGGTGAGCTTCACGCTCAACATCCTGCTTCGTGAGTTGGGCGCGGCGGATCTGTCCGGCGCGGGCGCGGCCTTCGGTGCGGTGACCCAGCTCGGTCCGATGGTGACGGTGCTGATCGTGGCCGGCGCCGGGGCGACGGCCATGTGCGCGGACCTGGGCTCACGCACCATCCGCGAGGAGATCGACGCCATGGAGGTGCTCGGGATCAACCCGGTGCAACGACTGGTGACCCCGCGCATCCTGGCGTCCGGTCTGGTCGCGCTGCTGCTCAACAGCCTGGTGGTGATCATCGGCATCCTCGGCGGTTACGTGTTCTCGGTGTTCATCCAGGACGTGAACCCCGGTGCATTCGCGGCGGGCATCACGCTGTTGACCGGTGTGCCGGAGGTGATCATCTCCTGCATCAAGGCCGCACTGTTCGGCTTGATCGCCGGGATGGTGGCCTGTTACCGCGGGTTGACGATCGTCGGCGGCGGTGCCAAGGCCGTGGGGAACGCGGTGAACGAGACGGTGGTGTACGCCTTCATGGCGTTGTTCGTGATCAATGTGGTCGTCACGGCCATCGGTATCCGGATGACGTCGGGATAG